A section of the Bacteroidota bacterium genome encodes:
- the lptB gene encoding LPS export ABC transporter ATP-binding protein — MELRAEELVKIYRRRRVVDNVNINIKKGEIVGLLGPNGAGKTTTFYMIVGLVNPFHGKVYLDNKDVTKLPMYKRGKMGISYLAQEASIFRKLSVEDNLKAVLEMSNISKKQQKIKVESLLDEFGLREVRKSRGDLLSGGERRRTEIARALAIEPNFFLLDEPFAGVDPIAVEDIQSIVEKLKDKNIGILITDHNVQETLSITDRAYLLFEGKILKSGTSDELANDEQVRKLYLGKHFELKKKKN, encoded by the coding sequence ATGGAGCTAAGAGCTGAGGAACTTGTAAAAATATATAGAAGGCGTAGAGTTGTTGATAATGTAAATATTAACATTAAAAAAGGAGAAATTGTAGGATTGTTGGGACCAAATGGTGCTGGAAAAACTACAACTTTTTATATGATTGTAGGACTTGTTAATCCTTTTCATGGAAAGGTATATCTTGATAATAAGGATGTTACAAAACTGCCAATGTACAAAAGAGGAAAGATGGGTATAAGTTATCTTGCACAGGAAGCATCGATTTTTCGTAAGTTAAGTGTTGAAGATAACTTGAAAGCTGTTTTGGAAATGTCGAACATTAGCAAAAAACAACAGAAAATAAAAGTGGAAAGTTTGTTAGATGAATTTGGTCTTAGGGAAGTTAGAAAATCAAGAGGTGATTTACTTTCGGGAGGGGAAAGAAGAAGAACAGAAATTGCCAGAGCACTTGCTATTGAACCGAATTTCTTTTTGCTTGATGAGCCTTTTGCAGGTGTTGACCCAATAGCTGTTGAAGACATTCAATCGATTGTTGAAAAATTAAAAGATAAAAATATCGGAATACTTATTACCGACCATAATGTTCAGGAAACCCTTTCAATTACTGATCGTGCATATTTGCTTTTTGAAGGTAAAATATTAAAATCGGGAACTTCTGATGAACTTGCAAATGATGAGCAAGTTAGGAAGTTATACCTCGGAAAACATTTTGAATTAAAAAAGAAAAAAAAT
- the recJ gene encoding single-stranded-DNA-specific exonuclease RecJ produces the protein MEITKKRWLAKEIPAEQTIIQKLQNELRVSKYFATLIAQKGITSFDEAKQFFNPSINDLHDPFLMKGMDKAVNRLADSIENNENILVYGDYDVDGTTSVALVYNYLSEFYNNLLFYIPDRFSEGYGLSKQGIDYAEKNNCKLLIVLDCGIKGNKAIDYANSKNIDVIVCDHHTPGDTLPKAFSILNPKQKDCNYPFKELSGCGVGFKFMQAFSQREKKEVSPFKYIDLVAVSIASDIVYMTDENRTLTYLGLKKLNENPIVPFKAMINILELKKELNVGDLVFIFGPRLNASGRLAHAKNTVDFLVCKNIPDATKIAQTIDKTNINRKEIDQSITQEALEVINENEEFQKRKTTVLYSDSWHKGVIGIVASRLIEKYYRPTILLAESNGMLTGSARSVAGFDLYSAIESCSEYIEQFGGHKFAAGLSIKKENFDKFSEKFEKVVSETIDPKVLIPSISYNFELPLEYATLQFIRSVERFGPFGPKNLRPKFISKDVVLAYPPQIVGENHLKIKIKTSKYTVDAIGFNLGHFLEDVKDKNNIVDICFTVEENQWNDKSSVQLNIKDIKINKRMNTL, from the coding sequence ATGGAGATAACTAAAAAACGCTGGCTTGCAAAGGAAATTCCTGCTGAGCAAACAATTATTCAGAAACTGCAAAATGAATTAAGAGTGTCAAAGTATTTTGCCACTCTTATTGCACAAAAAGGAATCACTTCATTTGACGAGGCAAAGCAATTTTTCAATCCAAGTATAAATGATTTACATGATCCTTTTTTGATGAAAGGGATGGATAAAGCGGTAAACAGGCTTGCAGACTCTATTGAAAATAATGAAAATATTCTTGTTTATGGAGATTATGATGTTGATGGAACAACGTCAGTAGCATTGGTTTACAACTATCTTTCTGAGTTTTACAATAATCTTCTTTTTTATATTCCTGATAGATTTAGTGAAGGTTATGGATTATCCAAACAAGGAATTGATTATGCCGAAAAAAATAATTGTAAGCTCTTAATAGTTCTTGATTGTGGAATAAAAGGTAATAAAGCTATTGATTATGCAAATTCTAAAAATATTGATGTAATAGTTTGCGACCATCACACTCCCGGAGATACATTACCTAAAGCATTTTCAATTTTAAATCCAAAGCAAAAGGATTGTAACTATCCATTCAAAGAACTGTCGGGTTGTGGTGTTGGTTTTAAATTTATGCAGGCGTTTTCACAAAGAGAAAAAAAAGAAGTAAGTCCTTTTAAATATATTGACCTTGTGGCAGTAAGCATCGCTTCGGATATTGTTTATATGACAGACGAAAACAGAACCTTAACATATTTGGGATTAAAAAAATTAAATGAGAACCCTATAGTTCCATTTAAAGCAATGATAAATATTCTTGAGCTAAAAAAAGAACTAAATGTTGGCGACCTTGTTTTTATTTTCGGACCAAGACTTAATGCTTCGGGACGATTGGCTCACGCCAAAAATACTGTTGATTTTCTTGTTTGTAAAAATATTCCTGATGCTACAAAAATTGCTCAAACAATTGATAAAACAAATATTAATAGAAAAGAAATTGATCAAAGTATTACTCAAGAAGCACTTGAAGTTATCAATGAAAATGAAGAATTTCAAAAGCGAAAAACTACGGTTTTATATAGCGATTCATGGCATAAGGGAGTAATTGGAATTGTTGCTTCACGCTTAATTGAAAAATATTACAGACCTACAATTTTATTAGCTGAATCAAATGGAATGCTTACCGGCTCGGCAAGGAGTGTTGCAGGTTTTGATCTTTATTCAGCAATTGAAAGTTGCAGTGAATATATTGAGCAGTTTGGAGGTCATAAATTTGCCGCAGGACTAAGTATAAAAAAAGAAAACTTTGATAAATTTTCGGAAAAATTTGAAAAAGTTGTTTCTGAAACTATTGACCCTAAAGTGCTTATTCCATCCATTTCTTATAATTTTGAATTGCCTTTGGAATATGCAACATTACAGTTTATTCGTTCTGTAGAGAGATTTGGTCCTTTTGGTCCTAAAAATCTTCGTCCTAAATTTATTTCCAAAGATGTAGTACTTGCATATCCACCTCAGATTGTTGGAGAAAATCATTTAAAGATAAAAATAAAAACTTCAAAATATACTGTTGATGCAATTGGATTTAACCTTGGACATTTCTTGGAAGATGTAAAAGACAAAAATAATATTGTGGATATTTGTTTTACAGTTGAAGAAAATCAATGGAATGACAAATCTTCTGTGCAATTAAATATTAAAGATATTAAAATTAACAAAAGAATGAATACTCTGTAA